The proteins below come from a single Iocasia fonsfrigidae genomic window:
- a CDS encoding TIGR02530 family flagellar biosynthesis protein codes for MDNRILSRQPLQRTPRIQQHSNQVKRKDAKKRVSFSEVLTARLNEKSKVDFSKHAQNRLLARGIEVSEKDLSQLEDGLAKAAEKGSRESLIMVNQVAYVVSVENKTVITAIDDHHLKENVFTNIDSAVFM; via the coding sequence GTGGATAATAGAATTTTAAGCAGACAGCCCTTACAGAGAACACCAAGAATCCAGCAGCATTCCAATCAAGTAAAAAGGAAAGATGCTAAAAAACGGGTTTCTTTTAGTGAGGTTTTAACAGCCCGTTTAAATGAAAAATCTAAGGTAGATTTTTCCAAACATGCCCAGAACCGCCTCCTGGCCAGGGGGATAGAAGTCAGTGAGAAAGACCTATCCCAACTAGAAGATGGCCTTGCTAAAGCTGCTGAGAAGGGTTCAAGGGAGTCACTGATTATGGTTAATCAGGTGGCCTATGTAGTTAGTGTGGAGAATAAAACGGTCATTACAGCTATTGATGACCACCATCTGAAAGAGAATGTTTTTACGAATATTGATAGTGCAGTTTTTATGTAG
- a CDS encoding flagellar FlbD family protein, with the protein MVKLKKINGEEIVVNARLIETVQATPDTVITLTTNKKILVMDDVDDIVEKVIDYHQKIFSNVSIEKG; encoded by the coding sequence ATGGTTAAATTGAAGAAAATAAATGGAGAAGAGATAGTTGTTAATGCAAGGTTGATTGAGACTGTTCAGGCCACCCCTGATACAGTTATCACATTAACAACAAATAAAAAGATTCTGGTAATGGATGATGTAGATGATATAGTAGAGAAGGTAATAGACTATCATCAAAAAATATTTTCTAATGTTAGCATAGAAAAGGGGTGA
- the fliI gene encoding flagellar protein export ATPase FliI: MKKLDFNNLTTRVEQLPTNSNFGHITRVVGLIIESQGPEVSIGELCLIKHQDRTVRAEVVGFDDSKVLLMPIGDMDGITPGARVVATGERLSVKVGAELLGQVVDGLGKPIYHHNGPMPGLIDMPLKAQPPDPLSRERITEPMALGIRSIDGLISCGRGQRVGIFAGSGVGKSTLMGMAARNTDADINVIGLVGERGREVLDFLERDLGQEALEHSVVVVATSDKPALVRVKAAHVTTAIAEYFRDQGHDVLLMMDSITRVAMALREIGLAVGEPPTTRGYPPSVYAELPKLLERTGTNDRGSITALYTVLVEGDDFNEPISDTVRGILDGHILLSRELASRNHYPAVDVLESVSRVMPEVSSPEHLEAAGELKKLLADYREAEDLINIGAYQAGSNPAVDRAINKIELIDNFLRQDMKEKTEFAETIRRLTEIVR; this comes from the coding sequence ATGAAGAAACTTGATTTTAATAATCTTACTACCAGGGTTGAACAGCTGCCGACCAATAGCAATTTTGGACATATCACCCGGGTTGTAGGGTTAATTATAGAGTCTCAGGGCCCTGAAGTCAGTATTGGTGAATTATGTTTGATAAAACACCAGGATCGGACTGTCAGAGCAGAGGTAGTTGGTTTTGATGACAGCAAGGTTTTATTAATGCCGATAGGTGATATGGATGGCATTACACCAGGTGCCAGGGTAGTGGCTACCGGTGAGCGTTTGTCAGTTAAGGTTGGTGCGGAATTACTGGGACAGGTTGTTGATGGTCTTGGTAAACCTATCTATCATCATAATGGACCAATGCCTGGTCTAATTGATATGCCTTTAAAGGCCCAGCCCCCTGATCCACTTTCCAGGGAAAGGATTACTGAACCTATGGCCCTGGGCATCAGGAGTATTGATGGTTTGATAAGCTGTGGTCGAGGTCAGCGGGTTGGTATTTTTGCTGGTAGTGGTGTTGGTAAGAGTACTTTAATGGGCATGGCCGCCCGTAATACTGATGCTGATATTAATGTTATTGGACTTGTCGGTGAAAGGGGCAGAGAGGTGCTGGACTTTCTGGAAAGGGACCTGGGCCAGGAGGCTTTAGAACATTCTGTCGTGGTAGTAGCAACCTCTGATAAACCTGCTTTAGTCAGGGTGAAGGCAGCCCATGTAACAACAGCTATTGCTGAGTACTTTCGTGACCAGGGGCATGATGTGCTCTTGATGATGGATTCTATTACCAGGGTAGCCATGGCCTTACGTGAAATAGGATTGGCTGTAGGTGAACCACCGACTACCAGGGGTTATCCACCTTCTGTCTATGCTGAACTTCCTAAACTATTGGAGAGAACAGGGACAAATGACCGGGGTTCGATTACTGCCCTTTATACAGTGCTGGTTGAGGGTGATGATTTTAATGAACCAATTTCAGATACTGTCCGTGGAATACTTGATGGACATATCCTTTTATCAAGGGAATTAGCATCACGTAATCACTACCCGGCTGTGGATGTTCTGGAGAGTGTCAGCAGGGTTATGCCTGAGGTTAGTAGTCCAGAACATTTGGAGGCAGCTGGTGAATTGAAAAAACTGCTGGCTGACTACCGTGAAGCAGAAGACCTGATTAATATTGGTGCCTATCAGGCAGGGAGTAATCCGGCAGTAGATAGGGCTATTAATAAGATTGAGTTAATAGATAATTTTTTAAGACAGGATATGAAGGAAAAGACCGAGTTTGCAGAAACCATCAGGCGTTTAACTGAAATAGTTAGGTAG
- the fliG gene encoding flagellar motor switch protein FliG has product MNYKDLTGKQKAAILLVAMGPDVSASIFQHLSDEDIEELTLEIANLRPVESELKDQVLEEFFQICQAHDYINRGGIEYAREVLEKAVGEDRANSILERLTATLQVRPFDAIRKTDPSQLMNFIQGEHPQTIAMIMAYLQPEQSSSILAYLPQEIQAEVSRRIALMDRTSPDIVKEVETVLEHKLSSIVTNEYASAGGVESIVNILNFADRGTEKNILDHLEEKDPELAEEIRKRMFVFEDIILLADRAVQMVLRQVETHDVALSLKTASDDVGNKIYKNMSKRASEMLKEDIEYMGPVRLREVEDAQQRIVNVIRQLEDSGEIVIARGGEGEVIV; this is encoded by the coding sequence ATGAACTATAAAGATTTAACTGGAAAACAAAAAGCGGCGATTTTACTGGTTGCTATGGGACCAGATGTATCTGCCAGTATATTTCAACATTTAAGTGATGAAGATATTGAAGAATTAACCCTGGAGATTGCCAATCTACGTCCAGTTGAGAGTGAGCTTAAGGATCAGGTGCTGGAGGAGTTCTTTCAGATCTGCCAGGCCCATGATTATATTAACAGGGGTGGTATAGAATATGCCCGGGAAGTACTGGAAAAAGCTGTAGGTGAGGATAGGGCAAATAGCATCCTGGAGCGTTTAACTGCAACTCTTCAGGTCAGGCCCTTTGATGCTATCCGTAAAACAGACCCTTCCCAGTTAATGAACTTCATTCAGGGTGAACACCCCCAGACTATTGCTATGATTATGGCCTATCTTCAGCCTGAACAATCATCCAGTATACTTGCTTATCTACCTCAGGAAATTCAGGCCGAGGTTTCCCGCAGGATTGCTTTAATGGATAGGACCTCACCTGATATAGTCAAAGAGGTTGAGACAGTCCTTGAACATAAATTATCTTCAATTGTCACCAATGAATATGCTTCAGCTGGAGGTGTAGAGTCGATTGTTAATATCCTGAATTTTGCCGACAGGGGAACAGAAAAGAATATCCTTGACCATCTTGAGGAGAAAGACCCTGAACTGGCAGAAGAAATCAGGAAGCGGATGTTTGTCTTTGAAGATATTATCTTACTGGCTGACCGGGCTGTACAGATGGTACTGCGTCAGGTTGAGACCCATGATGTTGCCCTGTCCCTTAAGACTGCTAGTGATGATGTTGGGAACAAGATTTATAAAAATATGTCCAAGCGGGCTTCTGAAATGTTGAAAGAGGATATTGAATACATGGGGCCGGTCAGGTTGCGTGAAGTAGAGGATGCCCAGCAGAGAATTGTTAATGTTATCCGCCAGTTAGAGGATAGTGGAGAAATTGTTATTGCCCGTGGTGGAGAGGGTGAAGTAATTGTCTAA
- a CDS encoding flagellar motor protein MotB → MPKLQRKKEEGNNGSPAWMVTFSDLMTLLLVFFVLLYSFSVMDIEKFEGFMSAFQAQLGVLDGGKTINDESLVARGNIAQRFNPSLQNFNKVMGEMSTYIEQEGLNDRVEMELTERGLVVRLTGQVLYDVGKAELKVGGKNLLDEIAKLLKDIPNDIMVEGHTDNWPINNADFPSNWELSTTRATNVVRYFMENTAIEPSRLMAAGYSEYRPLFENDTVEHRAKNRRIEIVILNTLHNTDLEGR, encoded by the coding sequence ATGCCTAAATTACAAAGAAAAAAAGAAGAAGGAAATAATGGTTCACCTGCCTGGATGGTTACTTTTAGTGACTTGATGACACTGCTTTTGGTCTTTTTTGTTCTCCTCTATTCCTTTTCAGTAATGGATATTGAGAAGTTTGAGGGCTTTATGTCTGCCTTTCAGGCCCAGCTTGGTGTACTAGATGGTGGGAAAACTATTAATGATGAAAGCCTTGTTGCCCGAGGTAATATTGCTCAACGATTTAATCCCTCACTCCAGAATTTTAATAAGGTTATGGGTGAAATGAGTACTTATATCGAACAGGAGGGTTTAAATGACAGGGTTGAGATGGAACTAACTGAAAGAGGACTGGTCGTCAGATTAACAGGCCAGGTTTTATATGATGTTGGTAAGGCTGAACTCAAGGTTGGTGGTAAGAACCTCCTGGATGAAATAGCTAAGTTGCTAAAAGATATTCCTAATGATATTATGGTTGAAGGTCATACAGATAACTGGCCGATAAACAATGCAGACTTCCCTTCTAACTGGGAATTGTCTACCACCAGGGCGACTAATGTTGTAAGATATTTCATGGAAAATACAGCGATAGAGCCGTCCAGGTTAATGGCTGCCGGTTATTCAGAATACAGACCACTATTTGAGAATGATACAGTAGAACACCGGGCCAAGAACCGGAGGATAGAAATAGTAATCTTAAATACATTACATAATACGGACCTTGAAGGGAGGTAA
- a CDS encoding flagellar hook-length control protein FliK, with translation MNIGFNSMGFFSSTASTGAVNSKGPAVSLKGNGVKEGDFKNILLAQNQGEYGSQDETVENVLPDEALEKLNKLLEMEPEELAEVLQGLEPEFLMALKALLDIPADSLAQYLVSLDPELDSSSLQALEESLQRLKDALVQELTGTNPEQLLAEEGETVLEKGQGDSEAGNSNAVGVNSSNQGDGGSVSSELSADSSTTVKTANNGIASVFSEDRKGFQQSEEKSVSLEELAADRGKQGSRDDLSVLEDGKGQKNAQSDQGQSAEKLNSLARENAGFTLGKTGDVAGQGKENDFWKTNQLDSAAQNSTSISSKEQLAQNGQFSDLMGQTSQQGSGLNGANAAGTAETARVNLQNVIEQITDRIQFSQQGNKQLNIQLEPESLGKVRVQLKVEAGEVMARLLVESQEVKSYLEHNINGLRSNLVRQGLTVDQLYVESNDKYFNEEFDSQQGSYQEQQHSNQEQNSQDFGQISYEEMETLLSEEGFSELPQSIIADHRWSNLNYIRHRMNLLA, from the coding sequence ATGAATATAGGGTTTAATTCGATGGGATTCTTTTCTTCAACAGCCAGTACTGGAGCAGTTAATAGTAAAGGCCCAGCTGTTTCCTTAAAAGGTAACGGTGTTAAGGAGGGTGATTTTAAAAATATTCTCCTAGCTCAAAATCAGGGTGAGTATGGCAGTCAGGATGAGACAGTAGAAAATGTTCTACCTGATGAAGCTTTAGAAAAACTGAATAAATTACTGGAGATGGAGCCTGAAGAGTTAGCAGAAGTACTTCAGGGACTTGAACCTGAGTTTTTAATGGCTCTAAAGGCTTTACTGGATATTCCTGCTGACAGCCTGGCTCAGTATTTAGTTTCCTTGGATCCAGAACTTGACAGTAGCAGTCTGCAGGCTTTGGAGGAATCCCTGCAAAGGCTGAAGGATGCTCTGGTTCAGGAGTTAACTGGAACTAATCCAGAGCAGTTGCTTGCTGAAGAGGGAGAGACTGTTCTTGAAAAGGGACAGGGTGACTCAGAGGCAGGTAATTCCAATGCTGTTGGGGTAAATTCCTCTAATCAAGGTGATGGGGGCTCTGTTAGCAGTGAACTTTCAGCTGATAGTAGTACTACCGTGAAGACTGCCAATAATGGTATAGCCTCTGTTTTTTCTGAAGATAGGAAAGGGTTCCAGCAGTCAGAAGAAAAATCAGTAAGTCTGGAGGAATTGGCAGCTGACCGGGGAAAGCAGGGTAGTAGAGATGACCTGTCTGTTCTTGAGGATGGAAAGGGTCAGAAAAATGCCCAAAGTGATCAGGGACAGTCAGCTGAGAAATTAAATAGTCTTGCCCGGGAAAATGCTGGTTTTACTCTGGGTAAAACAGGTGATGTAGCAGGTCAGGGTAAAGAAAATGATTTCTGGAAAACAAATCAACTTGATTCAGCAGCCCAGAACAGCACATCTATTAGTAGTAAAGAACAGTTGGCCCAGAATGGACAATTTAGTGACCTGATGGGGCAGACTTCACAACAGGGTAGCGGCCTAAATGGGGCTAATGCTGCCGGGACAGCTGAAACAGCCAGGGTTAATCTGCAAAATGTGATTGAACAGATTACTGATCGTATCCAGTTCAGTCAGCAGGGAAATAAACAGCTTAATATTCAGCTGGAGCCAGAGTCATTGGGGAAGGTAAGGGTTCAGCTTAAGGTAGAGGCTGGTGAAGTAATGGCCAGACTTCTGGTAGAGAGCCAGGAGGTTAAGTCCTATCTTGAACATAATATAAATGGTCTCAGGTCTAATCTAGTCAGACAGGGATTGACAGTTGACCAGCTCTATGTTGAGTCAAATGATAAGTATTTTAATGAAGAATTTGACTCCCAACAGGGTTCCTATCAGGAACAACAGCATAGTAATCAGGAACAGAACTCTCAGGATTTTGGACAGATTAGCTATGAAGAGATGGAAACACTGCTGAGTGAAGAGGGATTTAGTGAACTCCCGCAGAGTATAATTGCAGACCACCGCTGGTCAAATCTTAATTATATCAGACACAGGATGAATCTACTGGCCTAG
- a CDS encoding flagellar FliJ family protein, giving the protein MKGFQFNLNRVLDVRKLEEQLSRNRLLGEKHKAAQIEGELEELNHKQHKIYNYLREKDNEITVEEMLQTRNFIHRQRRQIKQVSGKLSKQMTEVEKCNTEFIEKKKKKEILEKLKEKEYQQYRQELFRKEQQLIDEINQQLKKGRWFE; this is encoded by the coding sequence ATGAAGGGTTTTCAATTCAATCTCAATAGGGTTCTTGATGTCAGGAAACTGGAGGAGCAGCTCTCCCGCAACAGGCTGTTGGGGGAGAAACACAAGGCTGCTCAAATTGAGGGTGAGCTGGAGGAGTTAAATCATAAACAGCATAAAATATATAATTACCTGCGTGAAAAGGATAATGAAATTACAGTAGAGGAGATGCTTCAGACCCGTAACTTTATTCACCGACAGCGTCGTCAGATAAAACAGGTCAGTGGAAAGCTGTCCAAACAGATGACTGAGGTAGAGAAATGTAATACAGAATTTATTGAAAAGAAGAAGAAAAAAGAGATTCTGGAGAAATTAAAAGAAAAGGAATATCAACAATACCGACAGGAATTATTCCGTAAAGAGCAGCAGCTGATTGATGAAATAAACCAGCAGTTAAAAAAGGGAAGGTGGTTTGAATGA
- a CDS encoding flagellar basal body-associated FliL family protein, producing the protein MANEGLSFKSILGIALLMVVIAIGTSYGFMKFITTNDNSQTLNENAIGPTYSLGDFVVNLSGTRGYQYIRASIVVEVSTDNVITELEKRSPQVRDSIIGILRDQQVADIEEPGARVIKNRLITKLNDILRTGDITQVWFTQLVVQ; encoded by the coding sequence ATGGCAAATGAGGGTTTGAGTTTTAAGAGTATACTAGGGATTGCCCTGTTAATGGTGGTGATTGCCATTGGTACCAGTTATGGTTTTATGAAATTCATAACAACTAATGATAATTCACAGACGCTTAATGAAAATGCTATTGGACCTACTTATTCCCTGGGTGACTTTGTAGTTAATCTCTCTGGAACCAGGGGTTATCAGTATATTAGAGCCAGTATTGTAGTGGAGGTTAGTACAGATAATGTGATTACTGAACTGGAAAAAAGGAGTCCACAGGTAAGAGATAGTATTATCGGAATCCTGCGAGACCAACAGGTTGCTGATATTGAAGAACCAGGAGCCAGGGTTATTAAGAATAGGCTGATCACAAAGTTAAATGATATATTGAGGACAGGGGATATTACCCAGGTCTGGTTTACTCAATTAGTTGTACAATAG
- a CDS encoding flagellar hook capping FlgD N-terminal domain-containing protein gives MSAPSVNVDPTNNNYSSSNQVKREDSNDLDRDAFFKLLATQMSYQDPLNPMDNTQFISQMAQFSSLEQMENMNANMIQFLRIQGLSEGASLIGKTVETIDPETGETIKGEVVKVTFEDGNMYAYFDEKTKVDVNGITAIHNGDDDGDGDGDGDDD, from the coding sequence ATGTCGGCACCAAGTGTTAATGTAGACCCAACTAATAATAATTATAGTTCTTCCAATCAGGTTAAACGGGAAGATAGTAATGACCTGGATAGAGATGCTTTTTTTAAACTCTTAGCAACTCAGATGTCATATCAGGACCCATTAAATCCAATGGATAATACCCAGTTTATTTCCCAGATGGCCCAGTTTAGTTCCTTAGAACAGATGGAGAATATGAATGCCAATATGATTCAATTTTTAAGGATTCAGGGGCTATCTGAAGGTGCTTCCTTAATCGGCAAGACCGTTGAAACCATTGACCCTGAAACAGGAGAGACTATTAAGGGTGAAGTTGTTAAGGTAACCTTTGAAGATGGTAATATGTATGCCTATTTTGATGAAAAAACCAAAGTAGATGTTAATGGAATAACGGCTATACATAATGGAGATGATGATGGGGATGGAGATGGGGATGGAGATGATGATTAA
- a CDS encoding motility protein A — MDLATLIGIIFGVTLLGGAIVMDGNAIIFYNLRSILIVIGGTLAGTMISYSLGELLKIPALVRIAFQTHQLDSDEIIDLMVGFAEKARREGLLALEQDVVNINDDFLQKGIQLVVDGTDPELVRNIMETKLTFLEERHGKGRSIMATMGQLAPAFGMIGTLIGLIQMLSELDDPSKLGGGMAVALITTLYGALLANLLFIPLAGKLKERSEDEILTKEVIIEGVLSIQAGENPRIVDEKLRAFLAEDVHTGQSAGAEMDTMAVGDNA; from the coding sequence ATGGACCTGGCTACACTTATAGGAATAATATTTGGGGTTACTCTCCTTGGTGGGGCTATAGTAATGGATGGGAATGCTATAATCTTTTACAACTTAAGGTCGATCTTGATTGTAATTGGTGGTACCCTGGCTGGAACAATGATTAGTTATTCCCTGGGTGAACTATTGAAGATCCCTGCCCTGGTCAGGATTGCTTTTCAAACACATCAATTAGATTCAGATGAGATTATTGATTTGATGGTTGGTTTTGCTGAAAAGGCCAGGAGAGAAGGCCTGTTGGCCCTGGAACAGGATGTTGTCAATATTAATGATGATTTCTTGCAGAAGGGTATCCAGCTGGTTGTTGATGGTACTGATCCAGAACTGGTAAGGAATATTATGGAGACTAAACTTACCTTTCTGGAGGAGAGACATGGTAAAGGACGTAGTATTATGGCTACAATGGGACAATTGGCCCCGGCCTTTGGAATGATAGGTACTTTAATTGGATTAATTCAGATGCTTAGTGAACTGGATGATCCATCAAAACTAGGTGGGGGTATGGCTGTTGCCCTGATCACAACACTCTATGGGGCTTTACTGGCTAATCTACTCTTTATTCCCTTAGCTGGTAAACTAAAGGAACGTAGTGAAGATGAGATCTTGACCAAGGAAGTTATTATTGAAGGTGTTCTCTCTATTCAGGCTGGTGAAAACCCGCGTATTGTAGATGAAAAACTGAGGGCCTTCCTGGCTGAAGATGTTCATACTGGTCAGTCAGCAGGGGCAGAGATGGATACAATGGCGGTGGGAGATAATGCCTAA
- a CDS encoding FliH/SctL family protein codes for MSNIIKSSNIIGVYQLKDKKIVSKKEEIAEEETVIAEKEDLVKKEKKEAARMLAEAEKEAEEILAKARSEAEKIIAEAGEKAEGIVKEAEETGYQEGYQEGIKTGNDEGYQEGLALTAEARETIERVVKEIRDELTAEAEELSGEIITLAIKIAGRIVNTQLELHPSLINNIIQEMVEDMRNIESVEIFIHPNLLEYLNQDKLNDKLVKQLVKIKGDNNLKPGDCIVESELGGRDGSLDTKLDLIERELLKGAGFHEET; via the coding sequence TTGTCTAATATCATTAAGTCTTCTAACATTATAGGTGTCTATCAGCTGAAAGACAAAAAAATTGTAAGCAAAAAGGAAGAGATAGCAGAAGAGGAGACAGTAATAGCTGAGAAAGAGGACCTGGTAAAAAAAGAAAAGAAAGAGGCTGCCAGGATGCTGGCTGAAGCTGAGAAAGAGGCCGAAGAAATACTTGCCAAGGCTCGTTCTGAAGCAGAAAAGATAATTGCTGAAGCCGGAGAAAAGGCTGAAGGGATAGTAAAAGAGGCTGAAGAAACCGGTTATCAGGAGGGTTACCAGGAAGGTATCAAGACAGGTAATGATGAGGGTTATCAGGAAGGACTGGCTCTAACTGCTGAGGCTCGGGAGACTATAGAAAGGGTAGTTAAAGAGATCCGTGATGAGCTGACAGCTGAGGCTGAGGAGCTTTCAGGTGAGATTATTACCCTGGCTATTAAGATAGCTGGCCGGATTGTAAATACTCAGTTAGAGCTGCACCCGTCACTTATTAATAACATTATTCAAGAGATGGTAGAGGATATGCGTAATATTGAGAGTGTTGAAATTTTTATTCATCCGAATTTATTGGAATATCTTAATCAAGATAAATTGAATGATAAACTGGTTAAACAGCTGGTTAAAATCAAAGGTGATAATAATTTAAAACCCGGTGACTGTATTGTGGAGTCAGAACTCGGCGGTAGAGATGGTTCGCTTGATACTAAATTGGATTTAATTGAACGAGAACTCCTTAAAGGGGCCGGTTTTCATGAAGAAACTTGA
- a CDS encoding MotE family protein, with translation MKKALIIFLILIILGSAVYLLETFNLISLRAWGERVIVNTPFLKEYVQTNEAFLSIADKTKRLEGENKLLLQQNQEMEGKLEELTKFVDQQQAEIESLTEELAKARDRSISEEERLNKLVKIYSEMEAEEAARIIATLEKELAIKILRNLKEKDASAILTQLSPADAADFSLALDQ, from the coding sequence ATGAAAAAAGCACTGATAATATTTCTAATACTTATAATCCTGGGTTCTGCTGTTTATCTACTGGAAACCTTTAATCTTATATCACTCAGGGCCTGGGGAGAAAGGGTAATTGTCAATACACCTTTCCTTAAGGAATATGTGCAGACTAATGAAGCCTTTTTAAGTATCGCCGATAAAACAAAAAGGCTGGAAGGGGAAAACAAGCTACTCTTACAGCAAAACCAGGAAATGGAAGGAAAGTTAGAGGAACTAACGAAGTTTGTTGACCAACAGCAGGCAGAGATTGAATCCCTGACAGAGGAACTGGCCAAGGCAAGGGACAGGAGTATCAGTGAAGAGGAAAGGCTGAATAAACTGGTTAAGATATATTCAGAGATGGAGGCAGAAGAGGCGGCCAGGATAATAGCAACACTGGAAAAAGAGCTGGCTATTAAAATCCTGCGCAACTTAAAGGAAAAAGATGCCTCTGCTATCCTGACTCAATTGAGTCCAGCAGATGCAGCAGATTTTTCGCTGGCACTTGACCAATAA
- a CDS encoding flagellar hook protein FlgE: MMRSMYAGVSGLKAHQTRMDIVGNNIANVNTTGYKASRATFKEMISQTLQGAKAAQDNRGGMNPQQVGLGVMLGSIDTDLTQGNLQSTGRGDDLAIAGNGYFVVNDGSQNYYTRAGALTTDNQGNLVNSSNGYIMQGWMADDYGNINTSGEPEGLLIPVGATMSPQATANAYFQGNFDSNTAGGTNWTSTINIFDSLGEMHTVTVDFTRQVQSPPTTGTIDFGAWTLQADAGSPDADLNGITFAFGADTDTGPAYSYDPDSKTFTFTGDWDGSSVAAPTIAQLEGFINGQLGAGSVTLTTTGTYDAADLADADDLKMSAPADNRWNYTVDVSDGSINSGGSGSISFNPDGTISSGGTSNINFDPAGGAAAGQEVTLDFSEITQSSASTKEEENKTSVTKKRADGHSMGSLQSYSINSAGELIGGFSNGLKRKLGQLAISSFTNPAGLTREGGSLYSESQNSGMAQIGTASTLGRGKIVAGNLEMSNANLSDQFTDMITTQRGFQANSKIITTTDEMLQELVNLKR, encoded by the coding sequence ATGATGCGTTCAATGTATGCCGGTGTTTCCGGTCTTAAGGCACATCAAACTAGAATGGATATTGTTGGTAATAATATTGCAAATGTTAATACTACAGGATATAAAGCCAGTAGGGCTACTTTTAAGGAGATGATCAGTCAGACACTACAGGGTGCTAAAGCGGCTCAGGATAACCGCGGTGGGATGAACCCACAGCAGGTTGGTCTTGGTGTTATGTTAGGGAGTATTGATACTGATCTTACCCAGGGCAATCTGCAGTCAACAGGTCGGGGTGATGACCTGGCCATTGCTGGTAATGGTTATTTTGTAGTTAATGACGGCAGTCAGAATTACTATACCAGGGCAGGTGCCCTTACCACTGATAATCAGGGTAATCTGGTTAATTCATCTAATGGCTATATTATGCAGGGGTGGATGGCTGATGACTACGGAAATATTAATACCAGTGGTGAGCCTGAAGGGCTTCTAATTCCAGTGGGGGCAACAATGAGCCCACAGGCCACTGCCAATGCTTATTTTCAGGGTAACTTTGATAGTAATACCGCTGGTGGTACAAACTGGACAAGTACGATCAATATATTTGATTCCCTGGGGGAAATGCATACAGTAACAGTTGATTTTACGCGTCAGGTACAGTCACCCCCAACAACTGGTACTATTGATTTTGGCGCCTGGACGCTACAGGCCGATGCTGGTTCGCCTGACGCTGATTTAAATGGTATTACTTTTGCCTTTGGTGCCGATACAGATACAGGACCAGCTTATAGCTATGACCCAGATTCTAAGACTTTTACATTCACTGGTGATTGGGATGGTAGTTCTGTAGCTGCACCAACAATAGCACAATTAGAGGGTTTTATAAACGGTCAATTAGGTGCTGGTAGTGTGACTTTAACTACTACTGGTACTTATGATGCAGCTGACCTGGCTGATGCTGATGATTTAAAAATGTCAGCCCCGGCTGACAACCGCTGGAATTATACAGTAGATGTTTCTGATGGATCGATTAATTCTGGTGGTAGTGGTAGTATTTCCTTTAATCCAGATGGTACTATTAGTAGTGGTGGTACATCTAATATAAACTTTGATCCTGCTGGTGGAGCAGCAGCTGGTCAGGAGGTTACTTTAGATTTCTCGGAGATAACACAGAGTTCAGCCTCCACTAAAGAGGAGGAGAATAAGACTTCGGTTACAAAAAAGAGGGCAGACGGTCATTCGATGGGTTCACTGCAGTCCTATAGTATTAATAGTGCCGGGGAACTTATTGGTGGTTTTTCAAATGGATTAAAAAGGAAACTGGGGCAGCTTGCCATAAGTAGTTTTACTAATCCTGCTGGGCTGACCAGAGAGGGAGGAAGCCTTTATTCTGAATCACAGAACTCCGGTATGGCCCAGATTGGTACTGCTAGTACACTAGGTAGAGGGAAAATAGTAGCTGGTAATTTAGAGATGTCCAATGCGAATTTATCTGACCAGTTTACAGATATGATAACTACTCAGCGCGGTTTCCAGGCCAATTCCAAGATAATTACCACCACTGATGAGATGCTGCAGGAACTGGTCAATCTAAAGAGATAG